One genomic window of Euleptes europaea isolate rEulEur1 chromosome 10, rEulEur1.hap1, whole genome shotgun sequence includes the following:
- the KLF11 gene encoding Krueppel-like factor 11 produces the protein MHPSPCAEEAGDAPAVDIVDIYESIRERQRHDSERSTCSALEQNDIEAVEALVCMSSWGQRSQKGDLLKIRPLTPVSDSGDFAMHTEPTSELPKDYNFLSTLCMTPPYSPDFAEPSTSVLPSSQVTYSKPRTIMANAPAGLVTPPGCAPAAAQPPALNAERQSSQKPRADQPVPPLCRAMATSVIRHTGDSFAYSRISARQEKAGMVSGNSSSIDQHEARDQRRLRVLQDSSVADALIYDPSPVNESCLHRSSCNTTGKGQEMPQTSIPKNCEKDIQQKSPPLLPTPLSNPQVICQMIPLDRHRGMVPAFLKPSTQMASAVKPILPHTAPVSQPLLMGPSMPQGTVMLVLPQAAVAQAPPCPQTVLSVGNTKLLPLAPAPVFIASGQSSAPLIDFSRRRNYVCNFPGCRKTYFKSSHLKAHLRTHTGEKPFTCSWEGCDKKFARSDELSRHRRTHTGEKKFACPVCDRRFMRSDHLTKHARRHMTTKKVPNWQTEVGKLNRIATVEKPRGEGALSMLLPMLSSG, from the exons ATGCATCCCTCGCCCTGCGCCGAGGAGGCGGGAGATGCCCCCGCG GTTGACATTGTGGACATCTATGAATCCATACGTGAGCGGCAGCGTCATGATAGTGAAAGGTCTACCTGTAGCGCTTTGGAACAGAATGACATAGAAGCTGTTGAGGCACTTGTCTGTATGAGTTCCTGGGGTCAAAGATCACAGAAAGGTGACCTATTAAAAATAAGACCTCTTACACCTGTATCAGATTCAGGTGACTTTGCAATGCACACTGAGCCTACGTCTGAGCTGCCCAAGGACTATAACTTTTTATCTACGCTG TGTATGACTCCACCATACAGTCCAGATTTTGCTGAGCCATCCACATCAGTGCTGCCCTCCTCCCAAGTCACATATTCAAAACCGAGGACTATAATGGCTAATGCACCTGCCGGCCTTGTCACTCCTCCTGGCTgtgctcctgctgcagcccagccACCTGCCCTGAACGCGGAGAGGCAGTCTAGCCAGAAGCCAAGGGCTGACCAACCCGTTCCTCCGCTCTGCAGGGCCATGGCAACCAGCGTGATCCGTCACACGGGGGACAGTTTTGCTTACTCTCGCATTTCTGCCAGGCAAGAGAAAGCAGGAATGGTATCAGGCAACAGCAGTTCCATAGATCAGCATGAGGCCCGGGACCAGAGACGCTTGCGAGTCTTACAGGATTCCAGTGTTGCTGACGCCTTAATTTATGACCCTTCACCAGTCAACGAATCTTGTTTGCACAGGTCAAGCTGTAACACCACagggaaagggcaggaaatgCCACAGACTTCTATCCCAAAGAACTGTGAAAAGGATATACAGCAAAAGAGCCCCCCGCTTCTACCCACCCCACTGTCAAATCCCCAGGTGATCTGCCAAATGATCCCTTTGGACAGACACAGAGGTATGGTTCCTGCCTTTCTAAAGCCCTCTACTCAGATGGCATCCGCAGTCAAACCCATCTTGCCCCACACAGCCCCAGTTTCCCAGCCTCTTCTAATGGGACCTTCCATGCCTCAGGGGACTGTTATGTTGGTTCTTCCACAGGCGGCTGTCGCTCAGGCACCACCGTGCCCACAAACGGTGTTGTCTGTTGGGAACACCAAACTCTTGCCCTTGGCTCCTGCTCCAGTTTTCATTGCCTCTGGTCAAAGCAGTGCACCTTTAATAGACTTCTCCCGGAGAAGAAATTACGTTTGCAACTTTCCAGGCTGCAGGAAAACCTACTTCAAAAGCTCTCATCTCAAAGCCCACCTCCGTACGCACACTG GAGAAAAACCTTTCACTTGCAGCTGGGAAGGCTGTGATAAAAAATTTGCGCGATCCGATGAACTTTCTCGACACCGCAGAACACACACGGGGGAGAAGAAATTTGCCTGTCCGGTCTGTGACCGCCGCTTCATGCGCAGTGATCATTTGACAAAACACGCCCGCCGCCACATGACCACAAAGAAGGTGCCCAACTGGCAGACGGAAGTTGGCAAACTGAACAGAATTGCGACAGTGGAGAAACCTAGAGGCGAGGGTGCTTTGAGCATGCTTCTGCCTATGCTGTCTTCAGGTTAA